A single region of the Selenomonas sp. oral taxon 920 genome encodes:
- a CDS encoding DEAD/DEAH box helicase — protein MDFASLGVPKHLREALAGRGIAAPTEIQAAFIPAAQAGENLIGEAPTGTGKTFAYLLPVMERIDPAVRAAQALVLAPTHELAMQIATVARELAQAAGLPIGVQALIGGANIKRQIEALKKKPALIVGSAPRVQELHRLGKLKLAGTRLLVLDEFDRLLGKQHLDEVRTVIRLLPADRQVLLLSATAGTAAVRMAQELFAPRLIRVEGASDTHENYYHIVPFRDKIKAVQKLTRRLPIRRGLVFVGRSFDAAHALEKLRFEGIKAVALLGQERRDQRRAALDAIRAGRAELLISTDLAARGLDIEDVDYVIHLDLPEDVRTYRHRAGRTARAGKAGAVISLVDAKELDKLRVLAARMEIEITRLPYA, from the coding sequence ATGGACTTTGCATCGCTTGGCGTGCCCAAGCATCTCAGAGAGGCACTCGCAGGGCGCGGCATCGCTGCGCCGACGGAGATACAGGCTGCGTTCATTCCCGCGGCGCAGGCGGGGGAGAATCTCATCGGTGAGGCACCGACGGGGACGGGTAAGACGTTCGCCTACCTCCTGCCCGTCATGGAGCGCATCGACCCCGCCGTCCGCGCAGCACAGGCACTCGTCCTCGCACCGACGCACGAGCTCGCGATGCAGATTGCGACGGTCGCGCGCGAGCTGGCACAGGCGGCAGGGCTGCCGATCGGCGTGCAGGCACTGATCGGCGGAGCGAACATCAAGCGGCAGATCGAAGCGCTGAAGAAGAAGCCCGCGCTCATCGTCGGCTCTGCGCCGCGTGTGCAGGAGCTCCACCGCCTCGGCAAGCTGAAACTCGCGGGCACACGTCTGCTCGTTCTGGATGAGTTCGACCGACTCCTCGGCAAGCAGCATCTGGACGAGGTGCGCACCGTGATCCGCCTCCTGCCCGCCGACCGTCAGGTGCTCCTGCTCTCGGCGACAGCGGGCACGGCAGCCGTGCGGATGGCACAGGAGCTGTTCGCGCCGCGCCTCATCCGCGTGGAGGGGGCGAGCGATACGCATGAAAACTACTATCATATTGTACCGTTTCGTGATAAAATAAAGGCTGTTCAAAAACTGACGCGGCGTCTGCCGATCAGGCGGGGGCTTGTCTTTGTCGGGCGCAGCTTCGATGCGGCACACGCCCTCGAAAAACTGCGCTTTGAGGGGATCAAGGCCGTTGCCCTGCTCGGGCAGGAGCGGCGCGACCAACGTCGTGCGGCACTCGATGCCATTCGTGCGGGACGTGCCGAGCTCCTCATCTCCACCGACCTCGCTGCGCGCGGGCTCGACATTGAGGATGTGGACTATGTGATCCACCTCGACCTGCCCGAGGACGTGCGCACCTACCGTCACCGTGCGGGACGCACGGCGCGTGCGGGCAAGGCGGGCGCAGTCATCTCACTCGTGGATGCGAAGGAACTCGACAAACTGAGGGTTCTCGCCGCACGCATGGAGATCGAAATCACGCGGCTGCCGTATGCCTGA
- a CDS encoding hexokinase, protein MALNSALYDDIIDAFTVDTEHLREAAADFRQDMRLGLAGSPDSSLRMLPSYLGLPTGTERGDYLALDFGGTNVRVLLYRLEGNGKYEVLSHVAKPLKVDGVYDFVGAEATGEEMFDFIAALVDEAVSGDHATPYLLGHTFSFPSSQTNINDARLIIWTKEFAAKGVEGEVVNDLLRAALVRQGLSNVTPNSVINDTVAVLLAAAYINGDTKIGAIYATGHNTCYLEPYTGTAQPPMILNMESGGFSKLVPNRFDIALDAASEKKGEQRLEKMVAGRYMGELFAMALAELLGATGRTYGFTSVDLGRMLEDVSEGAEVTAKIVEEMAGAVLLSEDAVRVRDLARAIVVRSVRLIAATFVGTLWQITAGGEVRPQHIAVDGSVYEKMPLVKETMLHAFSELLGEDAAQVDTILACGGSGLGAALAAAMTEHG, encoded by the coding sequence ATGGCACTCAACTCCGCACTCTACGATGACATCATCGATGCGTTCACAGTCGATACGGAGCACCTGCGCGAGGCAGCAGCGGATTTTCGTCAGGATATGCGCCTCGGACTTGCAGGCTCGCCCGACTCCTCCCTGCGCATGCTGCCGTCCTATCTTGGCCTTCCGACGGGCACAGAGCGCGGCGACTATCTCGCGCTCGACTTCGGCGGGACGAACGTGCGCGTCCTGCTCTATCGTCTGGAGGGCAATGGAAAATATGAAGTGCTCTCCCACGTCGCAAAGCCGCTCAAGGTCGACGGCGTGTATGATTTCGTCGGCGCGGAGGCGACGGGCGAGGAGATGTTTGACTTCATCGCAGCGCTTGTTGATGAGGCGGTCAGCGGAGATCACGCAACGCCGTACCTCCTTGGGCACACATTCTCCTTCCCGTCCAGTCAGACGAATATCAATGATGCGCGCCTGATCATCTGGACAAAGGAGTTCGCGGCAAAGGGGGTCGAAGGCGAGGTTGTCAACGATCTCCTGCGTGCGGCGCTCGTGCGGCAGGGGCTCTCGAACGTTACGCCGAACTCTGTCATCAACGACACCGTCGCGGTACTTCTTGCAGCCGCCTATATCAACGGGGATACGAAGATCGGTGCGATCTATGCGACGGGGCACAACACCTGTTACCTCGAGCCGTATACGGGCACGGCACAGCCGCCGATGATCCTCAACATGGAGTCGGGCGGTTTCTCGAAGCTTGTTCCGAACCGATTTGATATTGCACTCGATGCCGCATCGGAGAAAAAGGGAGAACAGCGTCTCGAAAAGATGGTGGCGGGGCGCTACATGGGCGAACTCTTCGCGATGGCACTTGCTGAACTGCTCGGCGCGACGGGGCGCACATACGGCTTTACGAGCGTCGATCTCGGCCGTATGCTGGAGGATGTGAGTGAGGGGGCAGAAGTGACGGCGAAGATCGTCGAAGAGATGGCAGGCGCGGTGCTTTTGTCGGAGGATGCCGTCCGCGTGCGCGATCTCGCGCGTGCGATTGTCGTGCGCTCCGTGCGCCTTATCGCGGCGACGTTTGTCGGGACGCTGTGGCAGATCACAGCGGGCGGTGAGGTGCGCCCGCAGCACATCGCCGTGGACGGCTCGGTCTACGAGAAGATGCCGCTCGTCAAGGAAACGATGCTGCACGCATTCTCCGAACTCCTCGGCGAGGATGCAGCGCAGGTTGATACCATCCTTGCGTGCGGCGGCTCGGGACTCGGCGCGGCACTCGCGGCAGCGATGACGGAGCACGGGTGA
- a CDS encoding alpha/beta hydrolase, which produces MHLEGAEPFLLPGGRHGVLLIHGFTGLPAELRLMGEYLNERGFTVLAIRLAGHGTTAEDLSRMEHEDWMDSVRDGYAILSGACDVISVVGHSMGAVFAMLLSVEADAAHVVSLGAPIMIAPEQGIEHLPTREACVDRYVPKARRKLQNVPQGANNTYRRMPLVSIHEMMDVIAILCREIARVTAPILIVHGMHDHTADPKSADYLYENVRSVRREKFILPNAGHLLPLDMGIRELVFARTAEFLLDGAEREE; this is translated from the coding sequence ATGCACCTAGAGGGCGCGGAGCCGTTTTTGCTGCCGGGCGGGCGGCATGGCGTGCTCCTCATTCACGGCTTCACAGGGCTGCCGGCGGAGCTGCGCCTCATGGGAGAGTATCTGAATGAGCGCGGCTTCACCGTGCTCGCGATACGGCTCGCGGGGCATGGGACGACGGCCGAGGATTTGAGCCGTATGGAGCATGAGGACTGGATGGACTCTGTGCGCGACGGCTACGCCATCCTCAGCGGCGCATGCGATGTGATCTCCGTCGTCGGGCACTCGATGGGTGCGGTCTTTGCCATGCTGCTCTCTGTTGAGGCGGACGCAGCCCACGTCGTCAGTCTCGGTGCACCGATCATGATCGCGCCCGAGCAGGGGATCGAGCATCTGCCGACGCGTGAAGCGTGCGTCGATCGCTATGTGCCCAAGGCGCGCCGCAAGCTGCAGAACGTGCCGCAGGGGGCGAACAATACTTATCGGCGTATGCCGCTCGTCTCCATCCATGAGATGATGGATGTCATTGCCATCCTCTGCAGAGAGATCGCACGGGTGACGGCACCCATTCTGATCGTGCATGGGATGCACGATCATACAGCAGACCCGAAGAGTGCGGACTATCTCTATGAGAACGTCCGCAGCGTGCGGCGCGAGAAATTCATCCTGCCCAATGCGGGACATCTGCTGCCGCTTGATATGGGAATTCGGGAGCTCGTTTTTGCGCGTACAGCGGAATTCCTGCTGGACGGAGCGGAACGAGAAGAATAG
- the secG gene encoding preprotein translocase subunit SecG, with translation MVLDAIVAIILIASVLGQEAKSAGMGGLDGGGDTVFSGKARGMDALLARVTVVFAILFGVITIVIARMSS, from the coding sequence ATGGTACTTGATGCAATCGTTGCAATCATTCTCATCGCGTCTGTCCTCGGGCAGGAGGCAAAATCCGCCGGCATGGGCGGTCTCGACGGCGGCGGGGATACGGTATTCTCGGGCAAGGCACGCGGGATGGACGCGCTGCTTGCGCGCGTGACCGTCGTGTTTGCGATTCTGTTCGGCGTAATCACGATCGTGATTGCGCGGATGTCGAGCTGA
- a CDS encoding DNA topoisomerase III, with protein MRLYIAEKPSVGRALAACLPQPHRKGSGWIETGDGVVTWLFGHVLRQAEPEEYDPKLKRWRAEDLPILPEVWQLVVNESAAQQFAVVKGLIERADEIVHGGDPDREGQLLVDEVLDYLKNEKPVRRILINALDDKSIHDALNDLRDNRDFLPLKLSALARARADWLIGMNLSRAYTLAARRAGHDRLVLPIGRVKTPTLALVVRREREIENFKPATYYLLDAVFCHEKTGDNFHARWKPSEEHTPLDSEGRLVDEKAAQAALASFGAEPQDAKVTRYERKKKEEPPPLPFSLSALQVLAGKRYGYEPQQVLDTAQKLYEEKLTSYPRSDAEYLPVSQHKDAAKILSNLAALDGSELGTWAREADAKKKSRAWNDAKITAHHAIIPTTVPVNLTRLSAVERNIYELIARAYIAQFHPNCVYDQTKVEVTYHGELFAASGRTERAAGWRAMYRTAKNEEDVEKEDEESAVLPPMKKGDVADYVSAELGTRQTKPPSRFTPATLLQGMKEIHKYVKDEAAKKMLRDVSGIGTEATRASIIEDLIRRRFLNAAGKKKVLTPTAEAYLLIDALPDTMTYPDATAVWEDRLHSMAQGEGTPEEFLAGQAAFARDLCAAAQTATITGGGGIPCPACGRGVMQKRKGKHGAFWGCSAFPQCRMTANDADGKPDFTGKSIPRSAAETSGARPSTHPAPAYAPRGSYTPTANEQAEMDALFLD; from the coding sequence ATGAGGCTCTATATCGCGGAGAAGCCGAGTGTCGGGCGTGCACTTGCCGCGTGCCTGCCGCAGCCGCACCGCAAAGGTTCGGGGTGGATTGAGACGGGCGACGGAGTGGTGACATGGCTCTTTGGTCATGTCCTCAGGCAGGCGGAGCCGGAGGAATACGATCCGAAGCTGAAGCGCTGGCGCGCAGAGGATCTGCCGATCCTGCCCGAGGTGTGGCAGCTCGTCGTAAATGAGAGTGCGGCGCAGCAGTTTGCTGTCGTGAAGGGGCTGATCGAGCGCGCGGATGAGATTGTGCACGGCGGAGACCCCGACCGCGAGGGGCAGCTGCTCGTGGACGAGGTGCTGGACTACCTCAAGAACGAGAAACCCGTACGACGCATCCTGATCAATGCATTGGATGATAAAAGTATTCATGATGCACTGAATGACCTGCGGGACAATCGGGATTTCCTCCCGCTGAAATTGTCGGCACTCGCACGGGCACGTGCGGACTGGCTCATTGGGATGAATCTTTCGCGCGCCTATACACTTGCGGCACGGCGCGCGGGGCATGATCGGCTCGTGCTTCCGATCGGGCGCGTCAAGACACCGACGCTCGCGCTTGTCGTGCGGCGGGAGCGCGAGATTGAGAACTTTAAACCCGCGACCTATTACCTTCTCGACGCAGTATTCTGCCACGAAAAGACAGGCGACAATTTCCATGCGCGCTGGAAGCCGTCGGAGGAGCACACACCGCTCGATTCCGAGGGGCGGCTTGTAGACGAAAAGGCGGCGCAGGCGGCACTTGCCTCGTTTGGCGCGGAGCCGCAGGACGCGAAGGTGACGCGCTACGAGCGCAAGAAGAAGGAGGAGCCGCCGCCGCTCCCGTTCTCGCTGTCCGCGCTGCAGGTGCTCGCGGGCAAACGGTACGGCTACGAGCCGCAGCAGGTGCTCGACACGGCACAGAAGCTGTACGAGGAGAAGCTGACGAGCTATCCGCGCTCGGACGCGGAGTATCTGCCCGTGAGTCAGCATAAAGACGCGGCGAAGATTCTCTCCAATCTCGCCGCACTGGACGGCTCGGAGCTCGGCACATGGGCGCGGGAGGCGGATGCAAAGAAAAAATCCCGTGCGTGGAACGACGCGAAGATCACGGCGCACCACGCGATCATCCCGACGACCGTGCCCGTAAATCTTACGCGGCTCAGCGCGGTCGAGCGCAATATCTACGAATTGATTGCACGCGCCTACATCGCACAGTTTCACCCGAACTGCGTCTACGATCAGACGAAGGTCGAGGTCACTTACCACGGTGAGCTGTTTGCTGCGAGCGGACGTACGGAGCGTGCGGCGGGGTGGCGTGCGATGTACCGTACGGCGAAAAATGAGGAAGATGTGGAGAAAGAGGACGAAGAAAGTGCCGTCCTGCCGCCGATGAAAAAGGGCGACGTGGCGGACTATGTGTCCGCAGAGCTCGGCACGCGCCAGACGAAGCCGCCCTCGCGCTTTACCCCCGCGACTCTCCTGCAGGGGATGAAGGAGATTCACAAATACGTCAAGGACGAGGCGGCGAAGAAGATGCTGCGCGATGTCTCCGGCATCGGCACGGAGGCGACGCGTGCGAGCATTATCGAAGATCTGATACGGCGCAGATTCCTGAACGCGGCGGGGAAGAAGAAGGTGCTCACGCCGACGGCGGAGGCGTACCTCCTCATTGATGCGCTCCCTGATACGATGACGTATCCCGATGCGACGGCGGTCTGGGAGGATCGTCTGCACTCGATGGCACAGGGAGAGGGAACGCCTGAGGAGTTCCTTGCGGGACAGGCGGCGTTTGCGCGCGACCTCTGTGCGGCGGCGCAGACCGCTACGATCACGGGCGGCGGGGGGATTCCCTGTCCTGCGTGCGGGCGCGGGGTCATGCAGAAGCGTAAGGGGAAGCACGGCGCCTTCTGGGGCTGCTCCGCGTTCCCGCAGTGCCGCATGACAGCGAACGATGCGGACGGAAAGCCCGACTTTACGGGAAAGAGCATTCCGCGCAGCGCAGCGGAGACATCGGGAGCGCGTCCCTCCACGCACCCTGCGCCCGCATACGCTCCGCGCGGCAGCTACACGCCGACGGCGAACGAACAGGCGGAGATGGACGCGCTGTTTTTGGATTGA
- a CDS encoding hemolysin family protein, protein MDILPTLLDILLVAFLIFMNGFFVAAEFCCVKIRTSRLETLIAEGSSRAGYAKQLTEHLDYSLSVTQFGITLASLGLGWVGEPAIATLILPVTHVFGLPDEVGHTIALAIAFTIITSLHIVLGELTPKSMAIANVEDIMLAIAFPMVLFGRVMRPFVWILNTVANAISRKFGYDVKGENEDAHTEEEIRLLMKESYRQGLINSTEADFVDNVFSFTELNAREIMVPRTDMICLYLDDTPAERIKTILEEQQTRYPVCYEDKDHIIGFIHVKDLLPPLIRGERLNLRRYIRKALVVPESMDGSVLLRTMQEEGSQLAIVVDEYGGTAGMVTVEDIIEQIVGDIRDEFDEERESVEWRAGDICSVDAKLLLEEVDDLLGVRIEDEDVDSIGGWLYDQLGVVPQIGQMAAHAGTLLYVEEVDGVRITRVLLHLPHTVLEEQDEPASNEEE, encoded by the coding sequence GTGGACATATTGCCCACATTGCTCGACATACTGCTTGTTGCCTTTTTGATCTTCATGAACGGTTTCTTCGTCGCGGCGGAGTTCTGCTGCGTCAAGATCCGCACCTCGCGTCTCGAGACGCTGATTGCGGAGGGGAGCAGCCGCGCCGGATATGCGAAGCAGCTCACCGAGCATCTCGACTACTCGCTCTCGGTGACGCAGTTCGGCATCACGCTCGCCTCGCTTGGTCTCGGCTGGGTGGGTGAGCCCGCGATTGCGACGCTCATTCTGCCCGTGACGCATGTGTTCGGGCTGCCCGACGAGGTCGGGCACACGATTGCGCTTGCGATAGCCTTTACGATCATCACCTCGCTGCACATCGTGCTCGGCGAACTCACACCAAAGTCGATGGCGATTGCGAACGTCGAGGACATCATGCTTGCGATTGCGTTCCCTATGGTGCTCTTCGGCCGCGTCATGCGCCCCTTTGTCTGGATTCTGAACACCGTTGCGAATGCGATCAGCCGTAAATTCGGTTACGACGTGAAGGGCGAGAACGAGGACGCGCACACGGAGGAGGAGATTCGTCTCCTGATGAAGGAGAGCTATCGGCAGGGGTTGATCAACAGTACGGAGGCGGACTTTGTCGACAATGTTTTTTCATTTACAGAGCTGAACGCACGCGAGATCATGGTGCCGCGCACGGATATGATCTGCCTCTACCTCGACGATACGCCTGCCGAGCGCATCAAGACCATCCTCGAGGAGCAGCAGACGCGCTATCCCGTATGCTACGAGGACAAGGATCACATCATCGGCTTTATTCATGTGAAAGACCTGCTCCCGCCGCTGATTCGCGGCGAGCGGCTGAATCTGCGCCGTTACATCCGCAAGGCACTCGTCGTACCTGAGAGCATGGACGGCAGCGTACTTCTGCGCACGATGCAGGAGGAGGGCTCACAGCTCGCGATTGTGGTCGACGAGTACGGCGGCACGGCGGGCATGGTGACGGTCGAGGACATCATCGAGCAGATCGTCGGCGATATCCGCGACGAGTTCGATGAGGAACGCGAGAGCGTGGAGTGGCGCGCGGGAGACATCTGCTCCGTCGATGCGAAACTCCTCCTCGAGGAGGTGGACGATCTGCTCGGCGTCCGCATCGAGGATGAGGACGTGGACAGCATCGGCGGCTGGCTCTACGATCAGCTCGGCGTGGTGCCGCAGATCGGGCAGATGGCGGCGCACGCAGGAACGCTGCTCTACGTCGAGGAGGTGGACGGCGTACGCATCACACGTGTGCTCCTTCATCTGCCGCATACGGTATTGGAGGAACAGGATGAGCCTGCATCCAATGAGGAGGAATAA
- a CDS encoding YkvA family protein, whose translation MLRFLVLLRALRRDIAVLLFAMVRRDTPRAVKFLFPLALLYLVSPIDIVPDTIPLLGAVDDMVILPAATELLVRMLPHAARAEGEARVARYGTFILVAASLVVLLWFVLLIWALSKVFA comes from the coding sequence ATGCTGCGATTTTTGGTGCTGCTGCGTGCTTTGCGGCGCGATATTGCCGTGCTGCTCTTTGCGATGGTGCGGCGCGATACGCCGCGTGCGGTAAAGTTCCTGTTTCCGCTCGCGCTGCTCTATCTCGTGAGTCCGATTGACATTGTGCCCGATACGATTCCGCTGCTCGGTGCGGTGGACGATATGGTGATCCTGCCGGCGGCTACGGAGCTGCTTGTGCGCATGCTGCCCCATGCGGCGCGCGCAGAGGGCGAGGCACGTGTGGCACGCTATGGGACGTTCATACTCGTCGCGGCATCTCTTGTCGTGCTTCTTTGGTTCGTGCTTCTTATCTGGGCGCTCTCGAAGGTGTTTGCATGA
- the gpmI gene encoding 2,3-bisphosphoglycerate-independent phosphoglycerate mutase — translation MAKLKNAPVALIIMDGFGNGDPNDLKYNAIAMANTPVIDGLKKKYKYNQINASGEYVGLPDGQMGNSEVGHTNIGAGRIVYQQLTRITRDIKNGDFFKNKALLTIVRGVKERGGALHVMGLVSPGGVHSHDDHLFGVLELAKREGLTEVWIHAFLDGRDVPPKSATEYLAAVEKKAAEIGVGRIATVSGRYYAMDRDHRWEREQLAYEAIAHAKAKSTAKTAVDGVLASYADTSEKPEGVTDEFVVPFVVAGYPGMKNGDGAIFYNFRPDRARQLTHAFVDEKFDDFARDESLKIPFATFSQYEAGMNALVAFPPEEIDNTFGQYVQDLGYTQLRIAETEKYAHVTFFFNGGVEEPYKGEDRILVHSPKVATYDLQPEMSAIEVTDKVVEAIKSGKYDFIILNYANCDMVGHTGVVPAVVKAVETVDTCVGRFVDAIREVGGEVCITADHGNADKMWDYETNQPFTKHTTNPVPFIVVSDRVKEVHTGALCDIAPTLLTLAGIPIPKEMTGKPLITLA, via the coding sequence ATGGCAAAACTTAAGAATGCGCCCGTCGCCCTTATCATCATGGACGGCTTTGGCAACGGCGATCCGAACGACCTGAAGTACAATGCGATTGCCATGGCAAATACACCGGTCATCGATGGGCTGAAGAAAAAATACAAATACAATCAGATCAATGCATCCGGTGAGTACGTCGGACTGCCGGACGGACAGATGGGCAACTCCGAGGTCGGTCACACGAACATCGGCGCGGGACGCATCGTCTATCAGCAGCTCACGCGCATCACGCGCGACATCAAGAACGGCGACTTCTTCAAGAACAAGGCCTTGCTCACCATTGTACGCGGCGTGAAGGAGCGCGGCGGTGCACTGCACGTCATGGGACTGGTCTCGCCGGGCGGCGTACACAGTCATGACGACCATCTCTTCGGCGTGCTCGAGCTTGCCAAGCGCGAGGGACTGACCGAGGTCTGGATTCACGCATTTCTCGACGGACGCGACGTGCCGCCTAAGAGTGCGACGGAATATCTTGCGGCAGTGGAGAAGAAGGCGGCGGAGATCGGTGTCGGCAGGATCGCGACGGTCAGCGGACGCTATTATGCCATGGACCGCGACCACCGCTGGGAGCGCGAGCAGCTCGCCTACGAGGCGATCGCGCACGCCAAGGCGAAGTCGACGGCAAAGACGGCGGTCGACGGCGTACTTGCTTCCTATGCCGATACGAGTGAGAAGCCCGAGGGCGTGACGGATGAGTTCGTTGTGCCGTTCGTGGTCGCGGGCTATCCCGGCATGAAGAACGGCGACGGCGCGATCTTCTACAATTTCCGCCCCGACCGTGCGCGTCAGCTCACACACGCATTTGTCGATGAGAAATTCGACGACTTCGCGCGTGATGAGTCGCTGAAGATTCCATTTGCGACGTTCTCGCAGTATGAGGCGGGGATGAACGCGCTCGTGGCGTTCCCGCCCGAGGAGATCGACAACACGTTCGGCCAGTATGTGCAGGATCTCGGCTATACGCAGCTGCGCATCGCCGAGACGGAGAAGTACGCACACGTCACCTTCTTTTTCAACGGCGGCGTTGAGGAACCATACAAGGGCGAGGATCGCATCCTCGTGCACTCGCCGAAGGTTGCGACCTATGACCTGCAGCCCGAGATGAGCGCGATCGAGGTCACGGACAAGGTAGTCGAGGCGATCAAGTCGGGCAAGTATGACTTTATCATCCTCAACTATGCGAACTGCGACATGGTCGGTCATACGGGTGTTGTTCCCGCCGTTGTGAAGGCGGTCGAGACGGTCGATACCTGCGTCGGGCGCTTTGTCGATGCCATCCGTGAGGTCGGCGGCGAGGTCTGCATTACGGCGGATCACGGCAACGCAGATAAGATGTGGGACTACGAGACGAACCAGCCGTTCACGAAGCACACGACGAACCCCGTGCCGTTCATTGTCGTCTCTGACCGCGTGAAGGAAGTGCATACAGGCGCGCTCTGCGACATCGCGCCGACGCTCCTCACGCTCGCGGGCATTCCGATCCCGAAGGAGATGACGGGAAAGCCGCTCATCACGCTCGCGTAA